The Pseudochaenichthys georgianus chromosome 20, fPseGeo1.2, whole genome shotgun sequence genomic interval AGGGATGTGGATCACACCTCTCCAATACATGATGGACTAGTGTGAACTAAACTCTAGCAGCTTTTATTCGAGCCAACATAAGGAGGACAGAGTACGTTGTGACCTCCAGTAACTACCTTCTGCCCCTCTGTTCTTTAAGGCCACATAACCATCACCAACTATCTGCTGAACTACTTCTCTGGCTTGGACATCGAGAGGAGGAACTGCCACGGCTTCACGGCCCTGATGAAAGCTGCCATGCAGGGCAGGCTGGAGTGTGTGCGCTCGCTCATGATGGCAGGTTAGTGCAATGTGTCTGATTGCACCTAATGTAGAAAAACTCTACAGCAATCACACACAAATGACACATATGTCAGTGTTATGTCTGGATTTGACAAATTACCTTGATTTTTGCGGGCAGTTTCCACTGATTACAACCAGAAAATATGTTGTTTATTTTGCCATTACTTTGTCATAAGCTCAGGAAAATATGAGCAGATTTTCACTGGAATGGGTCCACAGATGGACAATTTGAATTAGCTTTGTCATTGATCCAAATGTTAGTTATTGGGTGATTATTCTCTTTTTAGCAATAACTATGAAACTAACAGACAGATATGATACTAAATCATCAAGACAGGGACTTCTAGTCAAGATTTACTGCTATCAGGCCGGGACTGCTATTGATTATTATGCAATGTTTGGCACTTAAACACATCTCATAGCCCTGTGGTAGTGGTGTTAGCACATTGCGCATGAGTCCTGAGCACACTAAGCACTTCTTTGCTCCTCTCTTCCTTTTTGAGAACTCTTCCTATCCCTACTTTCTTATCTTTTGTCCCACATATGACATAGTAACAGTTTGTTTTGTGTCCACCAGGATCTGCCCTGAATGCCAGAGACTTCGGTCGCCACTTCAATGCCAGGGAGTGGGCCTTCTTTACGGGTCGCTATGAAACCGCCTGGGTGATAACGCGCCTGATGGAGCGGCCCTGCCCGCGCCAGTACTGTGAGAACTACAGGTAAAATAATGAGTGGTTCATATTGTTTCTGTTCTGAATTTGTCTCCCCACATACAATTCTAATGAAattgttaaaaaagaaaagaaaacggaCAATGAACAAAGTTAAAGTTTTTCCTATAGCTGTCCTGAATCGCTTGGGCCTTGATAATAGCATAGAAGAAGGAAAACGTATATAGTTGCAGCCCtatttgacatgtttacattCACTGCACTTTCCGCTACAGGAAGTGATAATTTAGACATGCAACACAAggtcaaacattttttttatgtgtAAGATATAAGAAGGGTCAGGGCAGGGCATCAAAATACCTGACCAAGGTACAGAACATTACATATTATACATCATCAGAAAAGTAACCAGACTATGACTTACTTTGCGATGGCAGTGCCTCTGCTCAGTGGATTTATTCTACATTTGCTCTTCTAGTCTGGAGTGGCCCCCTCTGGCCTCGCTGGTGTCCAGGTCCCAGGAGCCCCGCGGCTGTCTGAAGCGCCTGTCGGACACGGTGCGGAGCGTCTTCCACTTTGCCAACGTCACCGAGCCCGAGGAGGAAGGAGTCATCGACCACATGGTTTCGATCACCACTGCCATGAGGAGCCCTTTTATTGCTGTGGCATGCCGCACCGTGAGTAAAGCTCTCAGTCTTTATACACCTATTCATTAATCAGCTTTAAACAGTAGCCCACCACCAGATCCAAGAACCCACCACACTGTGCCGCAGTTACTCCCTCACACCAACATGCTTTTTGCAAATGTAAGCTAAGATAAGTTGAAGCCTTAACCACTTTTTGTGATAAGGAAGTCGTTAAAGTTGCTCACCTCTGCGCTTTTCCTCGTGGCGTTTGTACATACTCAGCATGGTGGGGATATCAGGGCTTGTTTTCTTATCTCACCTTAAACAGACTTGAAACTTGACcaaaaagtatttatttatatattttaaaggaTCCCCTTTCTCAAGTCTGACATTTAGTACAACATAATACATACTTTATGCAAAAGTAATGTGATTTTGAAACAGTGTGCACTATTCTTCCATTTATTGTTTAATTGAATCGATGTGCAGAGACCTGAAGGAGAGACATTCACAAAAACAGAATCAAATCGAATCAAATAAACTAATGATAATATTATGGTAATGGTGCTATTAAAGTATAAATCTGGTGCTGGTTTATCATTTATTCTATCAGCAAATGTCTTTTTCACGGGATTTGCTCAAAATAATTAGAGGATATAATTCACGGCAGCCTTATCTGATGGAGGATTTACAGAACTGCAATACTGCAAACAAAAGGGAGACTAGTAGGCTTTTAGTatatacaataaaacaaatatcaCTATAATCACTAATGCTGTGCTATTAATACTGATTTAATAACAAAAACTGTTTTTGTTTCAGGTGTGTCCTGACAGCCCCCCCGCTGTGGGCAAACGGCGCTACTCAGTTCCTGAGATCATCCACCAGCAGCGCGCCAAGGAGCTCCGCGCCATCAACCCCGACCGGGTGGAGAGCCACCTCAAACTCTTCCAGAACTCCAGGGTCACTCTGGTGGCCAAACACTCTGTGGACCGCCGGGCCAGCCTCCAGGCCCAGAGCCTGATGGCTCGGCACCGGAGCTCCAGCCTGACGCTGGGGAGAACAACGAGGCTCTGGACCTGCGGAGGACCAGCCTGCTGCCGCTGCACATGGTGCTGAGGAGGAGCAGCATCAGGCCGGGGTTCAGCGTCCCCAAAGTGAGGGTCACCAAGGCCCCCACGCCTACTTATGAACCAGAAAAGATCCGGAGGAAGAGCAGCGCCAAAGATGGAGGGGGGCACCTGCTGCAAATACCAAAGTGGCGGTACAAGGAGCTGAAAGAGGAAAGAAAGAGAGCCGAGGAGGCGGAGAGGAGGCGGCTGGAGGCGGTGACCAAGAGACACCTGGCTGCTGGGAAAAGGAAATAATATATTTACTCTGGAAGAAGCCATTTACACTACGCCCAAATCAGACAAAGTCTATCCAGACTTGCAAGTGTTTTGgctttaatgttttgttttctaGAATATATGAATTGCCAGCAGTGTTAACACGAGACAGAAGACTGAATGCTTCTGTCAGTTTGGCCTCGTGCAAATAGCAGCTTTACAGCTTTAGACATGCACAATGCTCAGTGTCCTTTATGATGTCAAACAGTGAATACCCAGGGGATTTGATACTTGAAATGCTTTTGGTTAActtatttttcatatttattGCTTTGGTCTATGTTTTGATACACTCCGAGTGCTTGATGCAGTGTTTTTGTACTGTGTTACACTGTAGTAGACACTTCTTTCAGAATGTGTTTATCTTTATATCGAAAAATTGGATGAGATTTATTAAAGATGTTCTGGGATAatgtcttaaatattaagagtactaaTGGGCGCGTCATATTGACTGAAAAGATAAACACAAGCTTATTTAAATTCGAATGGCAATTGGCAGCAATATTTGTAGATGCTTTTTGTTATGCTTTATAATGAAAACCCATGAATGTattacacaaatatatttatattagagaTTTTAACGCTTTTcaatgaaaaacattttttatttcacatacagatatataaaaatgttttttagtCTTAAGATTCAGGACTGACATGTGGAGCACTATTGTGATGTAACACTCACATCTTACCACGTGGGAAGGAGTGAACGTTTTTCTACGTGTTTACATTATATACCACATTCCTCAGGGTGAATGTGACTCTAAGATGGACACTGGTTTAGGTACGAAGGATGGCAACGAAATAAACTGCGAACTGTGGATGTGATTGAGCCAAATATTGATGCGTTATTGCTGCATGCCTCAGCCATGTTGTGTGAGAAGATAATAAGAAAACAAGGAGATGTTTTTACTTGATTGAATTCACAACCTCAGCATTAGGGGGATTTGTGTAACACTGAGAGAAGGGTGAGCTTTGGCCAATGTGACAGTACAAGCAGAAATGAAGTGATAATCCCTAATAAATGGACCCGTctgataaaaaaataataattacggAGCATGAGGTCAGCTCTGTTTTAAGAATTAAACAGTCAAAAATAATGGGGCGAAAAATAGCTGTGAGTTTCAAACAGCCAGAGCCACGACGGGGAGAGTAATGATATTACATTGTCGGGATTTTTTAGAACACAATTTCACGGTCCTAACTCCTCATGGCGATTGCAGCTTAAGTGCCATCCAAGAGTGTGTGTCTAATATACATGGTGATGAGTTGCTAAGGGGTTACAAGGGCAGTGTGCAGCCAAATcacttcttcaaataaacttcaTTGAGTTCTGAATGGCATGGCAATCTGCTTAGACACTCCCCAGAGGAAGTCATTTGAACACGACAAAAGAGGAGCAAACTGCAGCGAGTTATTCACTCACTCTGAGTGTAGCAGGATTAACATATTTAACATCAACATAAGGAAAAGGCTTTTGCTGGCAATGCAGTATCACAGCCGACAATGTCTACAGTGTGCAGTTTGTTCAGAGGGAGGCTAAGTTAGCTGACCATGAATAAAAACTACATCTATTTTCAATGCTGTTTTTTTGTGAGTCAGTAGagcattttttaacatattatattattacttTATGACATTTTCTGATGTGTTATAATTTGACTTTTTATCATATTTTAATGCAGTACTATACATCCTGTCACTACACTGTGGCATTTGTTTTTTAGACCTTACTCTACTATAACTTGTAAATGACTTATTGATGGCAAGATAAATCACATTTCATATTTAGGACGTCATTGAATTCTAGTAATCATTTGTTTGTCTTATCTATTCTTATATATTGAAGATAAGAATATACTATTCTTATATACTTATAAGaatagataagatatacttacACAGAGTTCAGATTATAGAGGGTTGTGTATAAGTGATACATCCTATTAGCCCTAAATGCATCAGATAATATGTAGGTCATGGGCTCACAGTTTTTGGCTCAGATTGTAACTGAGATTATGAAGCGCGACAGGATTGGTCAGCGATGCACCTCccgccttcttcttcttccacaTCCCTCATAGAAATTAGTATATGGCTCAATAAACACTATCAACTGATGTGACACTGAGGATACACTGACAGATATAATGGCATAATCTGATCCAACTGGCTGGGATTTAGGCAGCATGACTTGAATCTAGATCAGCACTGATTGCTTCTGTCTACCCTCTGAATTTAGGGGGAATCTTGAACTGAGGCCCTCTGCTGGTTGGTTAGTGTAACCTTTTTAAGGACATCTGCATTTAAATGACAGTATATCCTCAGATTGTGGCATTGCCATCAAGTGCCAGGAAATAAACCAGGAGTATGTTGAGCAATATATGTGTGAAGCCATAgggaataagaaaaaaaaacatgcttaAATTGAATTAATTATTAATTTCTCTTGGGATAACTGAATAATAGTAAACTACATATGAGACTTTACAATACATGCTAATGTAATCCTTATGGCCACAATGACTTTCTCCATATATTTCCAGGTTTAGTAAGAACTCAAAGTGATCTGAGTGCAGAAGGTATGAGAGCTATATATCATCTCTTTTTCAGTATTATGTGAAATTATACCGTGATGCAATCAAGGATAAAGTAGGTCCTTCTAATGAATTccatttctgaaaatctgaaaagtatgaataaatgaaaatgtctcAATTAAATCAGCATCAGGATTATCTACAATGTGAGAACTGAAAATTAACTGAGCTGAGAAAAAGTACGAAAAAAAGGTaccaaaaaaaaattataatcttACCAAAACTTTTGCATTACATTCTACTTTCTATTAGACATATTCAGAAGTAACAGTTTAGAACATAGGTTAGTTTTACATAAAATCCCGTGAGTGCTGTTTTTGGAATAGCTCCCCATCCAAAAAAGGTCCCAATATAAATGACTGAATACCACTGTTGCCTGACGGAGTAAACCGCAGCATCTCTGGAAGGATTTCAGCTGGCAGTGTCATAGAAATGACCGGTCTCAACAAGCTGGAGCCAGATTTATGTTCCTGAGGACCACACGGCTACCAGCTGGTGGTGTGTACTCACTGCTAATAAAGTGGCTCTAAATTAGGACTTGGCGCTGTAACCTTGACTGTTTTCTTCAGTGTACATTTCCTTCGTAAATAAACCCACATAGAGAGCACTTCCCTGCTCATGGGCAATTTGTTGTTCCGTTAGACCAGAAACTAACTCCAGAAATAGTAAACCTACATACCTATTATTTCAAATTGAATAGGCGTTATGTGCTTAATATTGTATCTGTGTTTACTAGCTTGCAATAGTATTGTCTCCTTTTCAATCCATTGGTCCTGCCAAATAATACATTTCCcaatttatctttttatttgtgTCAATTATACTGATACAAGTAAATACTCCCGGAGCACGGCACTAGATTACATTTTTAGCCCTGGCTCGCTCTCACGCTGTTCTCCCAGTCAGTCTAATGCAGCATGGCAGGGGATGAGCGGTCTGCCACATCGAGAGaactatataaaaccatgcagtCAAGGAGATTGTACCTGCTGTAATAGGGTGCTTCAGAGGCTCATGCCAATCAAGCCTCGCTGGCTGGTTTATTGGGCTAACATGAACTGACAGAACACCTGGTTGCAGATGCTTGTGTAAAAATGGATTACATGCACTAACACCTGGtgcacgctgtgtgtgtgtgagcgggggggggggggggaaacagcAGACAGCTCTTGGAGAGATGCTTCCGTTTCATTTCAAAACACCacctgagcctaaatccctcaGTGCAGACTGCTAATTCACCGTGGTATGTGCAAATACCCAGGACACCATCCATCAAGTGGGAACTGCTTTCAACTTGAAAATATGAGAACTGTAATTTTCTCCTTGGTTAGTACAGGGCTTACgatctttctttttttcatgACAAAATGTCCACCTTTTTGTCCAGTCATCCCTCATCTCATTCAAATACAGACAAGCTGGGaaaggtgttttttttttttttaagatagTCCATAACTTTATTTACCATTTAAACCACACCTAATACCTAATTCCACTCATAGATTTGTACAATTTACTCAAGAATAATAACAAGAGAACACAAAATACAACTCTTTTAAACTGAAGTAAATCAACATAGGAAATCAATTCCTTCTTGGCAAGACATCTATTAATTTCTCTCTTTCATCGAAACCTGAACATTAGTGTTGCAACAAATGACACTCGAGTGTAAGGGGATGGGTGCTTAAGGAAAGGGGTGGCGTGTGCATGCGTGTATCAATATTTTGTAAGACCGATATAGAtttctgatatatatatatatatatatttctatggAATGTTTTTGCAGAAAAGATAAGAGCTATTGAAATGGTCACAAGGACTTAGTGCAGCTAACCTCAGTGTCTGTGCTAATAATTGGTTATAGTTGTCATATAAGTATCTATTTGACCTCTCTGGTCGATGCAGTAGCCGTACATTATGACAACACACTGAGTTTTGCAATGTAGAAGTTCTGCACTTTGTGGTTTGTGTTAATAACATAatactggttgtgattggtcTTTTGGCCTGTGGAGATTTTAGGTATAAGGCGGGAGCGTAGGCTCATCACTTGCAGGTGATTGGTTGGTTAGTAGGCCTGGATGATAGCttgctgtgattggctggtaGGTGCGGTATCGGTTGGCACATCGCTGCAGTGACAGTCCCCCCACAGACTCAGATTTATTCATTTATGTTTAATCCTTGAACTAAAGCCATTGTAGAAGTCCCATCCACCATGTATACCACCTTAAGACAACCATCCCTCTTAAGGAGACGACACAAACTAAACGGAGCAGCGGGGGGGGGAATCGAGTGGGACTTCTACAATGGCTGTATTGGCATACATTCCTCTTACATGTAATACAAACAACAACTTCTGTGGTTACTGAGAGGAGATCTGTGCCTGGTGGGGAAACATCTTCATGGTATGTGCTCCATCAGGGGAGGCCGGTGGGTGGAGTTCGCAAAGCCGTCGTGGTGCCAGCTCACTTGCGGGGCTGGTGGATGGGCTGGTTGATGTGCTGCGAGGCGGGCAGCTTGGAGACGCACGGCTGGGGCTTCTGATGAGCCACCTGAGCGGCTGCGGGAGTGAAGTCCTTATCGccctgaacacaacacaggCAGTCAAGATTTGTAggcatttcattctgtgcataAAGCCAATACATTCAAGACTACAGCCTAGCCTGCAAAATGACTTGGTGTTGAGTATTTACCATAATAATTCAGACTACTTTATTCCCCATCACATTTACATATAATGGAAATGTGTCTTTGGCACTGGTAAATAAGATAAAATAGCATTCACAGCGCAACATacaattcatacacacaaaaaGAGGAACATTGCTTCATAGTGACAGTCTTAATGAAAGTGGTTAGTTCTTCCACTGGCTTGGGTCCATTAGTTgtattcaaaagattatattGACTTTACATTAAGACTAGGCGATGGAGTTGGTGGCAGAATGTCCAATGACAGCCGAGGGAATAACGGATCTCTTATAGTCTCAGTCTAAGGAGCATGCAAACAGAACAGCTGGTGTCCTTGCCGGTATAACTGCACAGAAAGCATTAACCTCCTTGGTAGCAGTGCACAAACCATTAGGGAACAGATCAGGCTTAAATCTTCTTCATTATATATTCCCAGCTTGGAAAATCATGATTGAAGTGGGGCTGCAActaacgattattttcattttcactTAATCTGCCGGTTGTGTAGATTAATCCTTTGGTCCATAAGATGTCAGAAAAATAGCGGCATCAAGGTCCAAGATGATGTCTTTTGATATCTTGATTTGATTGATGGAAATAAGTAAGAAAGAGGCTGATTATAACTAGAAACTGCAGGCAAATAAGATGATtacaaaaagtattaaaaaaaacaatgatcGTGAAAACATCCTTTCAAAGGATTTACTCGCAACAGACGTGTACAATAAGTGTGAGAAAGTGTGATGTAATGTCTTGATGTGCGTTGCCCGCACACACAGAACGTGCACATTATGTCCCATTTTTAAATCCTTTCCCTCTGATAATCATAATAACGAGGAAATCCCTGAAGTGAAGCGTGGAGCGCTCGTCTGTCCCCGCTCTCATGATCGGCAAACTCAATCCGTTATCCCAACAAGCCCATAAACAGCCCCTCACTGCTAAATCGGATCAGATCAGGAATTTGATGCTTCACGAGGAAGTGCAGGATTCTAATCTGAGACTTACTACCAACATGACTCGCCTCTACCTGCCTGCTCTCTATCCGTCTTCCTCATTCTCCCCTTTCTCACACTGGTGTCTTCCTGCTGAGTTCATCACCAGTTTGTGTCAGACGAGATTTCGTTCGTCACCTTAACTTAAAGCTATAGCATTGGTCACTCTGCAGCTTCCACGATTAATTGAAATGATATCAAAGTAGTAACTAGTTCCTCTAATATACTGGATTGTAGTATAAGTGAATTCGGGGTTTGGCATTCAGCTGCAACATGCGGCCGTTACTATTCCATCATACATAGGAAACAAACACATGGTTCCTTCCTCGTTTGTTATATCTTTTGATTTCTTAGAataaagtttaatatatttaatcAGCCCTTTACCTCTTGCTGAACTTTACCCGTCCTTGTTGACCCTaattaattgtgtgtgtgtgttgtatgagactgtgtgtgtgtgtgtgtgtggtgtgtgtgtgtgtgtgtgtgtgtgtgtactgtatttgCTTTGCACTACTtctcctgcatgtgtgtgtgaggaggcaAAACTAATTTGCAGTGGGTAAAAGTTGCTTTTCATTCAAAGCCGATTCCACGGCGAATGCTCGGCATGTGGATGGATTTGACCTCCAATTGCCcgtcttctctttttttttcatcTCAAAGCTTCggtcctctctctctgtccttctGAAGCAGAGGTAAGGCAGGGAAcacattaactgtattaatgcgCCAAACTGTGACTGGAAGTCATGTTGACGGGCAGGCGAGCCACTTTCCTACCTCCTTTTACCACCAAGGTACACAGCTCAAATTGCTTTTTGAAATGTACATTTGCAACtatttttatttgaatatttaaatgaaaataTGTTCAAATAGGAGAATAAACTACATTTTTTTCTTACATCCATGTGGCTCAACAAAATGGAGAACTGACTTTCTTGAGTTGCTCAAATTCAACGAATGTTGCAAACTTGAATTTGAGGATATCTTCAGAAAGTTAAGAAAGCTAATTTATTCTCAAGAAAAGGGTCTCACCCAATATGCATGTACCCAATATGCGGACCCTTTTTTAGCAATGGcagtacaataaaataaaaaatttcTTAATTTAAAATTCTATCACATATTCTTTATACTTAGGTGTGATGACTTAGGGATAACAGTGTATGTTTTTCAAGGGAACAGAATAAGAAATTCTGGAGAGAATTGTATGTTGTCATTTAAAGATAGATATAACAGAGAATACCCAGctagtttttttacatttagaaatctccacacacacacaagtgttTCACTTGGCCCCTAAAAGGCTTTTGGGAGGCTTTGTGCCGTGCTAGCCTCGGGGTCTGATGGCAGTGATAGGGGGCGAGAGGAGGATCGGGGGATAGATGAATGCCTGCCACCTTGCTGACATCGCAGCCATCTCCCAAACACAAtctgactcacacacacaaacacacactctgcaGGATACTCAAGGCCACTTtttcacataaacacacacatgcatgctccaacacaacttccaaGGCCTACAGTCAAAAACAAACAAGGCTCTTCAAGGACCCACTTTTCAAAGGTCAAAGTCTGAGAAAAGccttacacacacatacaaacaaaatGATCCAAAAACTCCAACGAGTTGAATGATTTTTGTCTCAATCCATGGCTGAGGAAttggcaaaacatttaaagataCAAATGGTTATTTTACATGTTTAGGACTGCCCTGCTATTCCCTCCATTTCTTCTCCCACCCTGTTCTGCCTTGTTCTTCCTCTTCTCTCGTGTTCCCTCTCAGCACTAAGCCGCTACCTCTCGCTGTAGAACTCATGTTCCAGATATAAACAACCTTATCGTTCTTATTTCAAGTCCTgtaggtgtgtaggtgtgtgtgtcttaCCTTTGTCACCACTCCAGACACAATCACGGGAACCTTTGGTGGACTAAAAAGGAGAACAAAAGAAAAGGAGAGATAAATGAATAGAAAATTAACTGTAGAATTCATGACAATATATTACTCAGAGAGCTGAGTGTGTGTCCAGTTtattctgtggtgtgtgtgtgtgtgtgtgtgtgtgtgtgtgtgtgtgtgtgtgtgtgtgtgtgtgtgtgtgtgtgtgtgtgtgtgtgtgtgtgtgtgtgtgtgcaagccaAGAGTGAAGCTTTATGGCAGCATTTATAAAACCTTTCCAATCTGGCGACTTCAAAACTTCCAACATTTGAACATCCCAGGTTGTCAAAACACACAACACCCACAGACTGACTCTCtttggtaacacacacacacacacacacacacacgcacacgcacacgcacacgcacaggaTGGACCTGCCAGCAGCTTAAATAGCTCCCATTCATCCTGGCCAAACACCGGGGCTCCTGGATGGAAAGCatgtgaggacagaggaggaggggggggagaaGCTATGAAAGGATAGGAGAGTTATTGAGGAAGGAGGTGATACATGGGAAGGATTTGGGAAGAAGAGAAGGAGGTGGAGGTGGGTGAAGGCAGGTCAGAGGAACAAATCCCCTATATAATAATAGACTGTTAGAGGAGGGAAGGATGGAGGAGAGACGGAGGCAGGCGAGCGCTCACTCAGACATAGAGAAAGGGAAAGAGTGGAGGCAGAGaaaaagatgaggaggaggaatgCGGAACCCGAGGTAAGTATCGACCTTGACATGACAAACGAGCGCCGTCTGATTTTACGGCGGCGTCaccccccggcagaagagtacaGTTGTGGTAGGCACCTTCAAAAGTCCACTCAAAGGCATTAGCTACAGTGTGACCAACTTCTGGCTTTCCTCATTAACAGAATAAATATGTGGAAAAGATCAAGCGTTTCCGCAGCCTCAGCAGAGAGAACTGAAGCACTCAGAAAGCATCATTTCAaacatctgccccttccttattTATTTTATGAACCGCGCACAACTTTTTAATCACCATCAATTAACAGTTATGGATTTTCAACACATCTGGCTAACCTCCATCTCTGCAATCAACACCGTGGCACTGAAAAGCCTTCTGCCGCTTACCTTTATGAGAATATTTACACCTTGCTATTAAACTCATGCGTGGATCTGTTGAGTTCACATAATGCAGGGTTGAGAGGTTCTCTATCAGCAAGTCAATTCATTAAGTTTTCAAAAGGTtgctaaaaaattatttaagtattacaaagtacatttgaactgtgcctgtggctatgtatgcatatattattatgtacacttatttgtatttacttttgtttggccttaggatggcgaaaattggatgaccattttagtttcacttcatttcactgtaaatagcatgaaattat includes:
- the LOC117465834 gene encoding LOW QUALITY PROTEIN: ankyrin repeat domain-containing protein 33B-like (The sequence of the model RefSeq protein was modified relative to this genomic sequence to represent the inferred CDS: inserted 1 base in 1 codon); this translates as MVLITDDRDGGGSSSVRLKHLQRQQKVGGNITQVHPTIVEEPLSHCDDEDYLGSCEEDDEAEENDEDEFEEVDFEDLEDCRSIVSDDSFYPPDDVFADSESTTSPESPEPLSFFQACCTNNAAIVRIMIRHGVKEEVNEKDRNNRTGLLVACYQGYVDVVIALSQCPHLDVNWQDNEGNTALITAAQAGHITITNYLLNYFSGLDIERRNCHGFTALMKAAMQGRLECVRSLMMAGSALNARDFGRHFNAREWAFFTGRYETAWVITRLMERPCPRQYCENYSLEWPPLASLVSRSQEPRGCLKRLSDTVRSVFHFANVTEPEEEGVIDHMVSITTAMRSPFIAVACRTVCPDSPPAVGKRRYSVPEIIHQQRAKELRAINPDRVESHLKLFQNSRVTLVAKHSVDRRASLQAQSLMARHRSSSLTLXENNEALDLRRTSLLPLHMVLRRSSIRPGFSVPKVRVTKAPTPTYEPEKIRRKSSAKDGGGHLLQIPKWRYKELKEERKRAEEAERRRLEAVTKRHLAAGKRK